A single window of Granulicella mallensis MP5ACTX8 DNA harbors:
- a CDS encoding LysR family transcriptional regulator, whose amino-acid sequence MEIRQIRAFLSVADTLHFGRSAKLLYLSQPALSLQIKALEEELKVTLLDRNRQGTSLTEAGRIFRENSAIALEQLEAAGQKAQWTASGRLGRIRIGFISTAGQEIVPTLIRRFRKLYPDVEFSLRNILTSDQVGMIQNRTLDVGFLRLPIEEVRGIEVTTVHREPLVAVLPSNHRLASGKEIRLRELRGEKFVMYERHFAPGFHDFLAGILNRAGVVPDVSQTASEMSTLVSLVDSGLGIAVLPASAVKQRIAKIAICSIADKIPPSEIGMIFAKQANVPAIENFCDLARTLFHI is encoded by the coding sequence AGCGCAAAGCTCCTTTACCTGAGCCAGCCCGCGCTCAGCCTGCAGATCAAGGCTCTGGAGGAAGAACTCAAAGTAACGCTCCTGGATCGGAACCGTCAGGGCACTTCCCTCACCGAGGCTGGACGAATCTTCCGAGAGAACTCTGCCATTGCCCTGGAACAGCTGGAAGCCGCGGGCCAAAAGGCCCAATGGACCGCTTCGGGCAGGCTCGGTCGGATCCGCATCGGGTTCATCTCCACGGCCGGACAAGAGATCGTGCCAACGCTCATACGACGTTTTCGCAAGCTCTATCCCGACGTCGAATTTTCTCTTCGGAATATCCTCACCAGCGATCAAGTCGGAATGATTCAAAATCGCACTCTGGACGTAGGGTTTCTGCGTTTGCCGATCGAAGAAGTAAGAGGAATCGAGGTGACTACCGTGCATCGGGAACCCCTCGTTGCCGTCCTGCCGTCGAATCATCGGCTTGCCTCCGGGAAAGAGATACGCCTGCGTGAGCTTCGAGGAGAGAAGTTCGTTATGTACGAACGGCACTTCGCCCCGGGATTCCATGACTTTCTGGCCGGCATACTCAACCGTGCCGGAGTGGTTCCGGATGTCTCCCAAACGGCGAGCGAAATGTCGACACTTGTCTCGCTAGTGGATTCCGGACTGGGTATTGCGGTTCTGCCTGCTTCTGCTGTGAAACAACGCATTGCGAAGATTGCCATCTGCTCGATCGCCGACAAAATTCCCCCGTCTGAAATCGGAATGATCTTTGCGAAACAAGCTAACGTTCCGGCCATCGAAAACTTCTGTGATCTTGCTAGAACTCTCTTCCACATCTAA